From Candidatus Zixiibacteriota bacterium, one genomic window encodes:
- a CDS encoding hydroxyacid dehydrogenase: MKILISDAFDPSLPQKLSKYGEVTDDKGQVGDCDIVLVRSKTKCTKEYIDAAPKLKMIIRGGVGLDNIDRPYAKEKGIIVSNTAEASAIAVAELAFTLMLALPNHVVAGDTSMKKGEWIKKELKRTELYGKTLGLLGVGNIGTEVAKRAKAFGMTVVAFDPFVREHAFAEMIGDIDQFISKCDYISLHAPLTDETKGIVNKSLIAKMKDGVYIVNTGRGKCVIEEDVAAALVSGKIKGYATDVWYSDPPESTPLTGAPNTVCLPHIGASTKENLLRIGEVVDRLIGEFVKGK; the protein is encoded by the coding sequence ATGAAAATCCTGATATCTGACGCCTTCGATCCGTCACTGCCACAGAAGCTCTCCAAATATGGAGAGGTGACTGACGACAAGGGACAGGTCGGAGATTGCGACATCGTGCTCGTCCGTAGCAAGACGAAATGCACAAAAGAGTACATCGACGCTGCACCGAAGCTGAAGATGATCATCCGAGGCGGAGTCGGACTCGACAATATCGATCGTCCGTATGCCAAGGAAAAAGGTATCATTGTCAGTAATACGGCAGAGGCCTCGGCTATCGCAGTCGCTGAACTCGCATTTACTCTTATGCTTGCCCTACCGAACCATGTTGTCGCTGGCGACACTTCCATGAAGAAAGGTGAGTGGATCAAGAAAGAGCTCAAACGCACCGAGCTTTACGGCAAAACTCTTGGATTACTGGGTGTCGGCAACATCGGGACTGAGGTCGCGAAGAGAGCGAAGGCTTTCGGCATGACCGTAGTCGCGTTTGATCCGTTCGTAAGAGAGCATGCGTTTGCGGAGATGATCGGCGACATTGATCAGTTCATCAGCAAGTGTGATTATATCTCTCTGCATGCTCCGCTGACAGATGAGACCAAGGGGATAGTGAACAAGAGCCTCATCGCGAAAATGAAAGACGGTGTATACATCGTAAATACCGGTCGCGGAAAATGTGTTATCGAGGAGGACGTCGCGGCAGCCCTGGTCTCCGGCAAGATCAAAGGATACGCAACAGATGTCTGGTACAGCGATCCTCCAGAGAGTACACCTCTCACCGGCGCACCGAATACGGTATGTCTTCCCCACATCGGAGCATCGACCAAAGAGAACCTTCTTCGCATTGGCGAGGTTGTCGATCGATTGATCGGTGAATTTGTAAAGGGTAAATAG
- a CDS encoding DUF1015 family protein encodes MVRIKPFKGLRPTPEFASRVASPPYDVLSADEAREMAKTNPHSFLHVVKPEIDLPVETDPYSDAVYAKAAENLTKLRRDGVLKQDDTECYYIYQIQMGDHIQTGLVAVASVDNYNDNKIKKHEFTRQAKEDDRTRHILTSKVQAGPVFCVFRRDQELSDVFQQIVAAAPPEISFTADDGVAHTLWPVCDSKLCDRFTSAFARFKEIYIADGHHRSAAAARAAEEMRAINPDFTGDEEFNYFLTVIFPDDHLQIMAYNRVVADLNDMRVEQFMVRIHERFEVEQVSSRADAEPTKPYDYGMYVDRVWYRLTARPELINPDDPVESLDIQVLSKAVLQPLLGIENPRTDPRIDFVGGIRGLAELEKLVNSGKWKIAFALHPTSVEQLLTVADADKVMPPKSTWFEPKLRSGMVVHSIE; translated from the coding sequence ATGGTTAGAATAAAGCCGTTTAAGGGACTGAGACCGACACCAGAGTTTGCATCCAGAGTCGCCTCCCCTCCATATGATGTTCTCAGCGCAGACGAGGCGCGGGAAATGGCTAAGACTAATCCGCACTCATTCTTGCACGTAGTTAAGCCGGAGATTGATTTGCCGGTCGAAACTGATCCGTATAGTGATGCGGTTTATGCAAAGGCAGCCGAGAATCTCACTAAGTTGCGTCGGGACGGTGTCCTCAAACAGGATGACACGGAGTGTTACTACATTTACCAGATTCAGATGGGCGATCATATTCAGACTGGACTGGTTGCCGTGGCGTCGGTGGATAACTACAACGACAATAAGATCAAGAAGCACGAATTCACACGGCAGGCAAAAGAGGATGACAGAACCAGACACATCCTCACGTCGAAAGTCCAGGCTGGACCTGTGTTCTGCGTCTTCAGACGTGATCAGGAACTCTCGGATGTCTTTCAGCAGATCGTGGCAGCAGCACCCCCCGAGATCAGCTTCACCGCTGATGACGGAGTGGCACATACCCTGTGGCCGGTTTGCGATAGTAAGCTGTGCGACAGATTCACTTCTGCTTTTGCTCGTTTCAAAGAGATTTACATCGCTGACGGGCATCACAGGTCAGCGGCGGCGGCGCGGGCAGCTGAAGAGATGCGTGCGATAAATCCCGACTTCACAGGTGATGAGGAATTCAACTACTTCCTGACCGTAATCTTCCCAGATGACCACTTGCAGATAATGGCCTACAATAGAGTGGTCGCAGACTTGAATGATATGCGGGTCGAACAGTTCATGGTGAGAATTCATGAGCGTTTCGAAGTGGAACAGGTCTCATCCAGAGCTGATGCAGAGCCTACGAAACCTTACGATTACGGCATGTATGTGGACAGAGTGTGGTATCGCCTGACAGCCCGCCCGGAGCTGATCAATCCCGACGATCCGGTTGAATCCCTCGATATTCAGGTTCTGTCAAAGGCGGTTTTGCAGCCTCTCCTGGGCATAGAGAATCCGAGAACCGACCCCAGGATCGATTTCGTTGGTGGGATCCGAGGGCTTGCCGAACTGGAAAAGCTCGTCAACTCAGGCAAATGGAAAATAGCATTCGCCCTTCATCCAACCAGTGTCGAGCAACTGCTCACAGTTGCTGATGCAGACAAAGTCATGCCGCCGAAATCTACCTGGTTCGAGCCCAAGCTGCGCAGCGGCATGGTGGTTCACTCAATTGAATAG